In one window of Halorubrum sp. BV1 DNA:
- a CDS encoding Eco57I restriction-modification methylase domain-containing protein, which translates to MPVDFLESETPRPWTSDRVGADCDLYLGEGSNGLEIVVTERDDRPQKSWLQRLYTDRRNQRINPILVVVLRDGGQTVDIIGPAGEDPDVKRDLEPSQVERICESALDRPDHHAAQRFLSAVLAQIDEELVGLRNQGLLSTHELKTGVPDRDDWNEAVGQAEGLLDEEGRDLVEGLGYEIERLQDHSYILKDTSDSREQAVAVFLNEDESFDHAQDRFTGQTPISYALSEADKKNLDYVIASSESRLRLYTTNPDAGFGSRGRTDTFVEVNTDLLTDDNAGYLPLLFSSGALQDEGSLHEIMADSKDYAAELGQRLRERIYDDVIPDLAEAIADARDLEDPTKDELDETYRMALIKLYRLLFIAYAEDEGFLPRHNPRYERRSLKAKAHELHDLRQEGIEFDEQSTAHWDDVMELSRSIHDGHSEWSLPEYNGRLLSSDEDISEAGAKLAEIELTDKQFGPVLANLLIDESEADDIEGPIDFRNIGVREFGVIYEGLLESELSLADQDLTVDEEGHYTPVDPTGQQQLGENDEDIVVEEGEVYLHGQSGERKATGTYYTKTRFVEHILDHSLEPALDDHLERLDRLREEEGRTAAAKAFFDFRVSDIAMGSGHFLVGAVDRIENRLMKYLTRDDVHLPQVEEELDRLRDAAEDAFESSEEMPEVERSQLLRRQVARRCIYGVDVNDLSTELARLSLWVHTFVPGLPLAFLDYNLTTGDSLAGIGTLDEVSDILDVDQTNLGMFMGGSSVMNDIEDAIDELGSFADADAQQVAEARETREKIQEQLEETRAAFDILAASRIDDEIDPEVVNDDGVNLLDSDEYGMAQDALESTNPLHFPTAFPEVFGSESGTGFDVVVGNPPWEKAKVERHAFWSRHYPGLRGLTQRERDNRIEELEEERPDLVTDLRQRQLEAEKRATILTNGPYEGLGSGDPDMYQAFSWRFWDVLSENGEMGLVLPREAFMAKGSEAFRRETLENGTFEDVTFVKNKARWAFQMEPRYTIGLTAIRKSKPGAEETVPIRGPFADPKEFDEGVESEPYRFTVEEVNSWTDVCAFPLLPPEDGSVSAFGQLQESPRLIADEGDWDVVPYRTGITSSDCLSIESPEDTDNEVWPVYKGESFDVWEPDTGSYYGWGDRDDLVEYLEDKRSRSRKWPDTNRELPCFRPTIGFRRVTRATDSRTVRASLIPPKVFMRDADPIVLWARGEEQDEAYLIGVLSSIPTDWYARRFVEKHLDYYIFNGIPIPRPGRDSNLRQRAVELSGRLAAVDNRYADWADEVGVDYGPLDEDEKQEKIHELDAVVAHLYGLSRENLQIIFETFHDNWDHESRLDAVLEHYDEWAERLESEE; encoded by the coding sequence ATGCCTGTCGATTTCCTTGAGTCGGAAACACCACGCCCATGGACATCGGACCGCGTGGGTGCCGACTGTGACCTTTATCTTGGAGAGGGATCCAACGGCCTCGAAATCGTCGTCACAGAACGTGATGATCGCCCCCAGAAGAGTTGGCTTCAGCGACTCTACACCGACCGTCGGAACCAGCGCATCAACCCGATCTTGGTTGTTGTGCTTCGAGATGGCGGCCAGACAGTCGACATCATCGGCCCTGCGGGCGAGGACCCGGATGTCAAGCGCGACCTCGAGCCCTCGCAGGTAGAGAGGATCTGTGAATCTGCACTCGACCGGCCCGACCACCACGCTGCACAGCGCTTCCTCAGCGCCGTCTTAGCCCAGATCGACGAAGAGCTGGTCGGTCTCCGTAATCAGGGTCTTCTCTCGACACACGAACTGAAAACCGGTGTGCCCGACCGTGACGACTGGAACGAAGCAGTCGGCCAAGCTGAAGGGCTGCTGGATGAAGAAGGTCGAGACTTGGTTGAGGGTCTCGGCTACGAGATTGAGCGCCTTCAGGATCATAGCTACATCCTCAAGGACACCAGCGACAGTCGAGAACAGGCGGTTGCCGTCTTCCTGAACGAGGACGAATCATTCGACCACGCACAGGACCGCTTCACTGGTCAGACGCCGATTTCGTACGCGCTCAGCGAAGCAGACAAAAAGAACCTGGACTACGTCATCGCTAGTTCAGAGAGCCGTCTACGACTCTACACGACAAACCCCGACGCTGGGTTCGGCTCTCGTGGCCGGACGGACACCTTCGTTGAGGTCAATACCGATCTCCTTACTGACGACAACGCCGGGTACCTACCACTGCTGTTCTCGTCGGGCGCTCTCCAAGACGAGGGGTCGCTCCACGAGATCATGGCCGATTCGAAGGATTATGCTGCTGAGTTGGGTCAACGCCTTCGAGAGCGAATCTACGACGACGTCATTCCCGACCTTGCTGAGGCCATCGCCGACGCTCGCGACCTCGAGGATCCGACGAAAGACGAACTAGACGAGACCTACCGGATGGCGCTGATCAAGCTCTACCGGCTTCTGTTCATCGCATACGCTGAGGACGAAGGGTTCCTCCCGCGGCATAATCCTCGGTACGAGCGCCGTTCACTGAAGGCAAAGGCGCACGAACTTCATGACCTTCGGCAGGAGGGGATTGAGTTCGATGAGCAGTCGACGGCACACTGGGACGATGTGATGGAACTCTCCCGATCTATTCACGACGGCCACTCAGAGTGGAGTCTGCCCGAGTACAACGGGCGGCTGCTCTCCTCTGACGAGGACATCTCAGAAGCGGGGGCTAAACTGGCCGAGATCGAACTGACCGACAAACAGTTCGGGCCTGTATTGGCGAACCTGCTCATCGACGAGTCCGAGGCCGACGACATTGAGGGGCCGATCGACTTCCGCAACATTGGTGTCCGGGAGTTCGGCGTCATCTACGAGGGACTGCTCGAGTCTGAACTCTCACTCGCCGATCAGGACCTAACCGTCGACGAGGAGGGACACTACACGCCGGTCGACCCCACAGGCCAGCAGCAGTTAGGCGAGAACGACGAGGACATCGTCGTCGAAGAGGGTGAAGTGTATCTCCACGGCCAGTCTGGTGAGCGGAAAGCCACCGGCACGTACTACACGAAGACTCGGTTCGTCGAGCATATTCTCGACCACTCACTCGAACCGGCGCTAGACGATCATCTCGAACGCCTGGATCGACTGCGTGAGGAGGAAGGTCGTACGGCAGCCGCGAAGGCCTTCTTCGACTTCCGAGTTTCCGACATCGCGATGGGATCGGGACACTTCCTCGTTGGTGCTGTCGACCGCATCGAGAACCGCCTGATGAAGTACCTCACTCGGGACGATGTCCACCTCCCGCAGGTCGAAGAGGAACTTGACCGTCTACGTGACGCCGCCGAGGATGCCTTCGAGAGCAGTGAGGAAATGCCCGAAGTTGAGCGTAGCCAGCTTTTGCGACGGCAGGTCGCTCGTCGGTGTATCTACGGCGTCGACGTAAACGACCTCTCTACAGAACTGGCGCGTCTCTCGCTGTGGGTACATACGTTCGTTCCGGGACTCCCGCTGGCATTCCTCGACTACAACCTTACCACGGGCGACTCTCTGGCAGGAATCGGTACACTGGACGAGGTGAGCGACATCCTCGACGTCGACCAGACAAATCTGGGGATGTTCATGGGTGGCTCCAGCGTGATGAACGACATTGAGGATGCCATTGACGAGCTGGGAAGCTTTGCGGACGCTGACGCCCAGCAGGTTGCTGAAGCTCGGGAAACGCGGGAAAAGATTCAGGAGCAGCTTGAGGAGACCCGAGCGGCATTCGATATTCTGGCAGCCTCACGAATTGACGATGAAATTGATCCCGAGGTGGTCAACGACGATGGTGTGAATCTTCTCGACAGCGACGAGTACGGAATGGCACAAGATGCTCTGGAAAGTACGAACCCACTACACTTCCCGACTGCTTTTCCCGAGGTATTCGGTAGTGAATCCGGCACAGGGTTCGACGTAGTCGTTGGAAATCCCCCTTGGGAGAAAGCAAAAGTTGAACGTCACGCATTCTGGTCTCGACACTACCCTGGATTGCGAGGCCTAACACAAAGAGAACGAGACAACCGAATTGAGGAACTGGAGGAAGAACGTCCCGATCTCGTCACCGACCTTAGACAGAGGCAGTTGGAAGCCGAGAAACGAGCCACCATCCTCACTAATGGTCCATACGAAGGGTTGGGTTCTGGAGACCCAGATATGTATCAAGCGTTCTCTTGGCGCTTCTGGGACGTTCTTTCGGAAAACGGTGAGATGGGACTAGTGCTCCCTCGTGAGGCCTTCATGGCCAAGGGATCGGAAGCATTCCGTAGAGAAACCTTAGAGAACGGGACCTTCGAGGACGTGACGTTCGTCAAGAATAAAGCACGTTGGGCGTTCCAAATGGAACCCCGCTACACTATTGGCTTGACCGCAATCCGAAAATCCAAGCCGGGTGCGGAGGAAACGGTCCCAATACGTGGCCCCTTCGCAGACCCTAAAGAGTTTGATGAAGGCGTGGAATCGGAACCATACCGGTTCACAGTCGAAGAAGTCAACTCGTGGACTGATGTTTGTGCCTTCCCATTACTTCCCCCAGAAGATGGGTCTGTCAGTGCCTTTGGCCAATTGCAGGAATCTCCTCGGCTGATAGCTGATGAGGGAGACTGGGACGTAGTCCCCTATCGGACAGGAATCACATCCAGTGATTGTCTTTCCATCGAATCACCCGAGGACACCGATAATGAGGTCTGGCCAGTCTACAAAGGAGAGTCGTTCGACGTCTGGGAACCAGACACGGGTTCCTACTATGGTTGGGGTGACCGAGATGATCTCGTCGAATACCTTGAGGACAAGCGAAGCCGAAGTCGAAAGTGGCCAGATACGAACCGTGAACTCCCGTGTTTCCGACCCACAATCGGATTCAGGCGGGTGACAAGAGCGACCGATAGTCGAACGGTCCGTGCCTCGCTCATCCCACCGAAAGTGTTCATGAGGGATGCAGATCCTATCGTTCTCTGGGCACGAGGTGAAGAACAGGACGAGGCCTATCTGATCGGGGTACTCTCCTCGATCCCGACAGACTGGTATGCTCGCCGCTTCGTCGAAAAGCACCTAGACTACTACATTTTCAACGGTATCCCCATTCCACGCCCTGGCCGCGATTCCAATCTTCGCCAGCGCGCTGTCGAACTTTCGGGTCGTCTTGCCGCCGTTGACAACCGCTACGCCGACTGGGCCGACGAGGTCGGTGTCGACTACGGTCCGCTGGACGAAGACGAGAAACAGGAGAAGATCCATGAACTCGACGCCGTCGTCGCCCACCTCTACGGCCTGAGCCGCGAGAACCTCCAGATTATCTTCGAGACGTTCCACGACAACTGGGACCACGAATCCCGGTTGGACGCGGTACTGGAACACTACGACGAGTGGGCTGAACGACTGGAGAGTGAAGAATGA
- a CDS encoding helicase-related protein encodes MTRPEFIDNREGNTLAVAINEYIDDLREKMGPEPNLDIATGYFNPRGYFEVADALDQVGEVRLLLGAQPDQKDTERWRQPGEPRGEDYNQKRLEESLKTLDRNLDQDRDLLGFSRRIDSRLQQLVNFLRSDDVKVRRYEERFLHGKAYLFSHDQGTLVGSSNFTGAGLTSNMELNVGQYSPSVTGQVNEWFEDIWAEAEPYDLASIYEERFEPYDPYLIYLRVLYERYGDELEEEAEDDGAINLTNFQQDGVRRAERFLDEHNGVVVADEVGLGKTYIAGKLLEKTVNENRQRALVVAPAYLRDGMWASKAPEWGVQFETLSYSELRNERQLGGDRAYLDLDKEEYQLVIIDEAHAFRNPGTQQADALRQLLRDDPPKDIVMLTATPVNNSLWDLYYLLYYFIKNDAAFASEGIRSLRDRFKHAQSEDPSDLSPDLLFDVLDETTVRRTRRFIRDHYENATLPDGEGGEVRITFPESKPRRIDYDFSDTFGDAFFDDVAEGLAAGDRDESDLTLARYRPSYYLEGEEDASELSLVGLLRTGLLKRFESSSKAFANTLDRMINQNRAALDLLDNGMFPKPDAIDEWVEADSDEVLDDAFDQADENTVYNLGATEAEVEEFRQDLETDLEILQGWYERVSVVTQDDDEKLDTLGETLIGIAEDAEEDAETDPELEKEEAFRQNRKVVIFSYYADTVDWILDYLEERVQNDETLACYEGRIAGVTGNGSVRGITREDAVHGFAPDSADAPAGVEDQYDILVTTDVLGQGVNLQQARNVINYDLPWNPMRVVQRNGRIDRINSPHPEIFPMTFFPEDRLDDLLELELRVRQKVTQAARSVGLDSQVIPDMNTMQQNFSDRVEDIESIRNEDEEVYEKGGGQAAAYSGEEYRQELREGLEDREDQITSLPWAAGSGLRGENPGYFFCARVGEESFMRFVPDDDESDIIDDTLTCLQRIDCDRDTDRELPNEFKEGVYGAWEDAKEDIWQQWQEQTDPRAVQPDVPKAFREAIEHVRDHWPSDLTQNRQEELIDSLGAPWPQQYEREMREVVRDGGLDGEEKARRIDEKADDLGLQPYDAPEPLPPIREEEVKLICWMAVAPTQTDEDEGGPSLVSQTTL; translated from the coding sequence ATGACCAGGCCAGAGTTTATCGACAATCGGGAGGGGAACACCCTTGCCGTGGCCATCAACGAGTACATCGACGACCTGCGGGAGAAGATGGGGCCCGAGCCCAACCTGGACATCGCGACGGGCTACTTCAATCCCCGTGGCTACTTCGAGGTAGCCGACGCCCTCGACCAGGTCGGCGAGGTCCGTCTCCTGCTTGGGGCACAGCCGGACCAGAAAGACACCGAGCGTTGGCGCCAGCCGGGCGAGCCGCGTGGTGAGGACTACAACCAGAAGCGCCTCGAGGAATCGCTCAAGACTCTGGATCGGAACCTCGACCAGGACCGGGACCTGTTAGGGTTCTCTCGACGAATCGACAGCCGTCTACAGCAACTCGTCAACTTCCTCAGGAGCGACGACGTCAAAGTCAGGCGCTACGAAGAACGGTTCCTCCACGGGAAGGCGTATCTCTTCTCGCACGACCAGGGTACTCTGGTCGGTTCCTCCAACTTCACGGGTGCGGGCCTGACGTCGAACATGGAGTTGAACGTCGGCCAGTACAGCCCCTCTGTGACAGGACAGGTCAACGAGTGGTTCGAGGACATCTGGGCCGAAGCCGAGCCCTATGACTTAGCGTCGATCTACGAGGAGCGGTTCGAACCGTATGACCCGTACCTCATCTACCTGCGCGTCCTCTACGAACGCTACGGCGACGAACTCGAGGAGGAAGCCGAGGACGACGGCGCGATCAACCTCACCAACTTCCAGCAGGACGGGGTTCGCCGAGCCGAACGGTTCCTTGACGAACACAACGGCGTGGTCGTCGCAGACGAGGTCGGCCTCGGGAAGACGTACATCGCTGGGAAGCTGCTTGAGAAGACGGTCAACGAAAACCGCCAGCGAGCGCTGGTGGTGGCACCTGCCTACCTGCGGGACGGGATGTGGGCATCGAAAGCCCCTGAGTGGGGCGTCCAGTTCGAGACGCTCTCGTACTCAGAACTCCGGAACGAGCGCCAACTCGGCGGCGACCGCGCGTACTTGGACCTGGACAAGGAAGAGTACCAGCTCGTAATCATCGACGAGGCCCACGCCTTCCGGAACCCCGGCACACAACAGGCCGACGCGCTCAGACAGCTCCTGCGCGACGACCCGCCGAAGGACATCGTGATGCTCACAGCGACGCCGGTGAACAACTCGCTGTGGGACCTCTACTACCTCCTGTACTACTTCATTAAGAACGATGCAGCGTTCGCCTCGGAAGGAATTCGGTCACTGCGTGACCGGTTCAAGCATGCGCAGTCCGAGGACCCGTCTGATCTGAGTCCTGACCTCCTGTTCGACGTCCTCGATGAGACGACCGTTCGCCGGACTCGACGGTTTATTCGGGACCACTACGAAAATGCGACCCTCCCTGACGGCGAGGGCGGTGAAGTCAGGATCACGTTCCCCGAGTCCAAACCGCGCCGTATCGATTACGACTTCAGCGACACATTCGGGGACGCGTTCTTCGACGACGTCGCAGAAGGGTTAGCAGCTGGAGATCGCGACGAGTCAGACCTCACACTCGCCCGATACCGACCGTCGTACTACCTTGAGGGCGAAGAAGACGCCTCGGAACTGTCCCTCGTCGGGCTGCTCAGAACTGGGCTACTGAAACGCTTTGAGTCCTCAAGCAAAGCGTTCGCCAACACGCTGGATCGAATGATCAACCAGAACCGCGCTGCACTGGATCTGCTCGACAACGGGATGTTCCCCAAGCCGGACGCTATAGATGAGTGGGTCGAAGCCGACAGTGACGAGGTGCTTGACGACGCCTTCGATCAAGCCGACGAGAATACAGTATACAACCTCGGTGCGACGGAAGCGGAAGTCGAAGAGTTCCGCCAAGACCTCGAAACCGACTTAGAGATCCTACAGGGCTGGTACGAGCGCGTGAGCGTCGTCACACAGGACGACGACGAAAAACTCGATACCTTAGGCGAGACGCTCATCGGCATCGCCGAGGACGCCGAAGAAGATGCCGAGACAGACCCTGAGCTCGAGAAGGAAGAAGCGTTCCGGCAGAATCGGAAGGTGGTCATCTTCTCCTACTACGCTGACACGGTCGATTGGATTCTGGACTACTTGGAAGAGCGCGTCCAGAACGACGAGACGCTCGCCTGCTACGAGGGCCGAATCGCTGGCGTCACAGGTAACGGTTCAGTACGGGGAATAACGAGAGAAGACGCGGTTCACGGCTTCGCTCCCGACTCGGCAGATGCGCCGGCAGGCGTCGAAGACCAGTACGACATCCTCGTCACGACCGACGTACTTGGCCAGGGGGTCAACCTCCAGCAGGCCCGGAACGTCATCAATTACGACCTGCCGTGGAACCCGATGCGTGTCGTCCAGCGAAACGGTCGAATCGATCGCATCAACTCCCCACACCCCGAGATATTCCCAATGACGTTCTTCCCCGAAGACCGCCTTGACGACCTGCTCGAACTCGAACTTCGGGTTCGTCAGAAGGTAACCCAGGCGGCCCGATCCGTTGGCCTTGACAGCCAGGTCATCCCGGACATGAACACGATGCAGCAGAACTTCTCTGACCGGGTCGAGGACATCGAATCGATTCGCAATGAAGACGAAGAGGTCTACGAGAAAGGTGGTGGCCAAGCAGCGGCGTACTCAGGTGAGGAGTACCGTCAGGAGCTGCGCGAAGGCCTAGAAGACAGAGAAGACCAGATCACGTCGCTCCCGTGGGCGGCAGGGTCTGGACTCCGCGGCGAGAATCCCGGCTACTTCTTCTGTGCCCGGGTGGGAGAAGAATCGTTCATGCGGTTCGTCCCGGACGACGATGAAAGCGATATAATCGACGACACGCTCACCTGCCTCCAGCGGATCGACTGCGACCGCGATACCGACCGCGAACTCCCGAACGAATTCAAAGAGGGCGTGTACGGTGCGTGGGAGGACGCGAAAGAGGACATCTGGCAGCAGTGGCAGGAACAGACCGATCCACGTGCTGTCCAGCCAGACGTTCCGAAAGCATTTCGCGAAGCAATCGAACACGTGCGGGATCACTGGCCGTCAGACCTGACCCAGAACCGGCAGGAGGAGTTAATCGACTCGCTGGGGGCACCGTGGCCACAGCAGTACGAGCGTGAGATGCGAGAGGTCGTTCGCGATGGGGGACTAGATGGCGAAGAGAAAGCACGGAGAATCGATGAGAAAGCAGACGACCTCGGACTCCAACCCTATGACGCACCCGAGCCGCTTCCACCAATCCGGGAGGAAGAGGTCAAACTCATCTGTTGGATGGCTGTTGCTCCAACACAAACAGATGAAGACGAGGGCGGTCCCTCACTAGTCTCCCAGACAACGCTCTAG
- a CDS encoding DUF262 domain-containing protein: MLNTLSDYVSRVNGRVMLPGLQREFIWTENQITALFDSFMRDYPVGQVTLWEVRDTNEYTTYQFIEQHLSGTGRFPDDLRDQGFERTNTRIEENNGCDYLVIDGQQRVNSAYLGLCGSIAAYTGGRGGEKDRLRHWEERELCLNLFGSPSYPEAEGLNLAGNYEFEFRPTGELNGTQADNYTITNGTHRLWIPLSEFLDEDRVPLKDAEASAKVNNLLKETAIDATADQRNMLQQIVTHVSTDFQRSVLEYELPNTQDTYASDDVHEIFKRINLNGSRPKPYQYVQSLLMSHAPYVDDGDFLPRERTADFVERLTGRYPGFEDAIDIEFITRCLVYLINEDLLQNTVESFEKDDEIEELRELWYAKGDLGNPHGRFEKAVDNAFETVETLGFSASTLPSMLTVALFAKFYYENKDAEVSEPNQRAIFEFLAKVTLLQSLTGSQARGMSVELSRIHNSEGDLEVFPTDELLDRMGEVMTIEHIEKAILDSHNTSTSSAGVFRSKQVAAILGLLEESYTEQSVGRLELDHIYPKSKQDSYEAAVDDSVDVHRIGNLQLLEKDVNNSKGDKLPLEWFDELTEAEIEKYRRINCFPDTEPNKENYTDFVEAREEQIRDYLVDKYVKRPTDPAVQ, translated from the coding sequence ATGCTGAATACGCTGTCGGATTATGTTTCCCGCGTCAATGGCCGAGTCATGCTCCCCGGCCTACAACGCGAATTTATTTGGACAGAAAATCAGATCACTGCTCTCTTCGATTCGTTCATGCGGGACTACCCTGTCGGCCAAGTAACCCTCTGGGAAGTCCGCGACACAAACGAATACACCACCTACCAGTTCATTGAGCAGCACCTGAGCGGGACCGGCAGGTTTCCCGATGACCTCCGCGACCAAGGTTTCGAACGGACCAACACCCGCATCGAGGAAAACAACGGCTGTGACTATCTTGTCATTGATGGCCAACAGCGCGTGAATTCCGCTTATCTCGGGCTCTGTGGCTCCATCGCAGCGTACACAGGTGGCCGGGGTGGCGAGAAAGACCGGCTACGCCACTGGGAGGAACGGGAATTGTGTCTGAACCTCTTTGGTAGTCCGTCCTATCCTGAAGCAGAGGGTCTCAACCTGGCTGGCAATTACGAGTTTGAATTCCGACCCACTGGAGAACTGAACGGTACTCAGGCAGACAACTACACCATTACCAATGGCACCCACCGGCTTTGGATCCCACTGAGCGAGTTCCTTGACGAGGACCGCGTGCCGCTCAAAGATGCGGAAGCATCAGCTAAAGTGAACAATCTACTCAAGGAGACCGCTATTGATGCGACAGCAGATCAACGAAACATGCTCCAACAAATTGTCACACATGTCTCCACTGACTTCCAACGGAGCGTCTTAGAATACGAATTGCCGAATACTCAGGACACCTACGCCTCGGATGACGTCCACGAAATTTTCAAGCGAATTAATCTGAACGGCTCCCGCCCAAAACCCTACCAGTACGTCCAGTCGCTGTTGATGTCGCACGCTCCGTACGTTGATGACGGCGATTTCCTCCCCCGAGAACGAACCGCTGACTTCGTCGAGCGACTTACAGGTCGTTATCCAGGCTTTGAGGATGCCATCGACATTGAATTTATCACTCGCTGTTTAGTCTATCTTATCAATGAGGATCTTCTCCAGAACACGGTTGAGTCGTTCGAAAAGGACGATGAAATCGAAGAACTTCGGGAGCTGTGGTACGCTAAAGGCGATCTTGGGAACCCACACGGCAGGTTTGAGAAAGCCGTCGACAACGCCTTCGAGACAGTCGAAACGCTCGGCTTCTCGGCATCGACTCTACCGAGTATGCTCACAGTCGCTCTCTTCGCAAAATTCTACTACGAAAACAAGGACGCTGAAGTTTCTGAGCCAAATCAAAGAGCTATCTTCGAATTCCTGGCGAAGGTCACATTATTGCAGTCGCTGACCGGATCACAGGCCCGGGGTATGTCCGTCGAACTATCCCGGATTCATAACAGCGAGGGCGATCTCGAAGTCTTCCCCACTGACGAGTTACTTGACCGGATGGGCGAGGTGATGACCATCGAGCACATCGAGAAAGCAATTCTGGATTCACATAACACATCAACCAGTTCAGCGGGCGTCTTCCGGAGTAAGCAGGTCGCAGCAATTCTTGGTCTGCTTGAAGAATCATACACCGAGCAGAGCGTTGGCCGCTTGGAACTCGACCACATTTACCCAAAATCCAAACAAGACAGCTACGAGGCTGCCGTCGACGATTCCGTCGATGTCCACCGCATCGGCAATCTTCAGCTTCTCGAAAAAGACGTCAATAATTCAAAAGGTGATAAACTGCCGCTAGAATGGTTCGATGAACTCACCGAGGCCGAGATCGAAAAGTACCGCCGCATCAATTGCTTCCCGGACACCGAACCGAACAAAGAAAATTATACAGACTTTGTTGAGGCCCGCGAGGAGCAAATCCGAGACTACCTCGTCGACAAGTACGTAAAACGGCCGACCGACCCAGCAGTTCAGTAA
- a CDS encoding PD-(D/E)XK nuclease family protein, whose translation MTENVPDFEPGALEAFIEEYLQLDRKVQRPEGLYSVLSGPREKQYQDSLRYFLDPQKPHGFDETLLEAFLECLGVHYHNIQGQHVEMETEVQIGDVGSDGRIDLVICGGSALSDHPRWAVFLELKVGATEGQNQTPAYAEADRWNFSWFDSDEVAVDRLTNTDYAYLKRDSAEDATADSFQSVAWKDIVATFDRKQGSLFDYPHRSVVQFTDFIQSLKETENMDSPFDESQLSKRLNLYFEYSDLIEQVEKANSQFESDFENLSKYLRSNWESRLRESYDFEESRWLTSPSSNAKWQGLLPAYWDQDPLNRTSTIRLYFRHSPTTDSLRNQTLTFRLRLPPHRNVHTTPQGDGQSFNDVFTSLATTEYASRLDDALAAVDIDKTRLGSASTLCSKEYPLDPQNLAGSYLEQLDSALRQFCVNNPDLLTVLNEVFEQSYQTVFETEPVGEFLGPLQPKR comes from the coding sequence ATGACCGAGAATGTCCCGGATTTTGAACCCGGGGCTCTAGAAGCCTTCATCGAGGAGTACCTACAACTCGATCGGAAGGTTCAGCGGCCCGAGGGCTTGTATTCCGTCCTCTCGGGGCCTCGCGAAAAGCAGTATCAGGACAGCCTTCGGTACTTTCTGGACCCGCAGAAACCCCATGGATTCGACGAAACACTGCTGGAGGCGTTTCTGGAGTGTCTCGGCGTTCACTACCACAATATCCAGGGCCAGCACGTCGAGATGGAGACCGAGGTGCAAATCGGCGACGTCGGCTCAGATGGCCGTATCGACCTAGTCATCTGTGGGGGCAGCGCGCTCAGCGATCACCCACGATGGGCAGTCTTCCTTGAACTGAAGGTAGGCGCCACAGAAGGCCAGAACCAGACACCTGCATACGCCGAGGCCGACCGGTGGAACTTCAGCTGGTTCGACTCCGATGAGGTTGCCGTCGATCGACTGACTAACACTGACTACGCGTACCTCAAGCGTGACAGCGCTGAGGACGCAACCGCCGATAGCTTCCAATCGGTGGCCTGGAAAGACATCGTCGCAACCTTCGACCGCAAACAGGGCTCGTTGTTCGACTACCCCCACCGGAGCGTCGTGCAGTTCACCGATTTCATACAGTCACTTAAGGAGACCGAAAACATGGATTCACCATTCGACGAATCGCAGCTTAGCAAGCGACTCAACCTCTACTTCGAGTACAGCGACCTCATTGAACAAGTGGAGAAGGCAAACAGCCAGTTCGAGAGCGATTTCGAGAACCTCAGCAAGTACCTCCGATCCAACTGGGAGTCTAGACTCCGCGAATCGTATGACTTCGAGGAGTCTCGATGGCTCACCTCACCGTCCAGCAATGCGAAGTGGCAGGGCCTGCTCCCGGCCTATTGGGACCAGGACCCACTCAACAGAACTAGTACGATTCGGCTCTACTTCCGCCACTCGCCGACGACTGACTCCCTCCGGAATCAGACCCTCACCTTCAGACTCCGCCTCCCTCCACATCGAAACGTTCACACGACCCCGCAGGGCGACGGCCAGTCATTCAACGACGTGTTTACTTCCTTAGCGACTACTGAGTATGCAAGCCGACTTGACGACGCGCTCGCGGCGGTAGACATCGATAAGACCCGCCTGGGTAGTGCGTCCACGCTCTGTTCGAAGGAATACCCACTTGACCCGCAGAACCTAGCCGGGTCGTATCTTGAACAACTAGACTCCGCCCTCAGACAGTTTTGCGTCAACAACCCCGACCTTCTGACTGTCCTGAACGAGGTTTTCGAACAATCCTACCAGACAGTCTTCGAAACAGAGCCAGTAGGCGAATTCCTAGGCCCACTTCAGCCCAAGCGATAG
- a CDS encoding CoA-binding protein, translating into MPITNDTALDAVFDADTIAVVGCSTTSGKAAHEVPAYLKRHGYRVIPVNPFADEVLGETAYDAIGDIEAEIDVVDVFRPSDEVPEIAAAVRDRHAARGDVETMWLQLGISHDEAAAETEAEGIDVVQDRCMKVEHERLRG; encoded by the coding sequence ATGCCGATCACTAACGACACCGCGCTCGATGCCGTGTTCGATGCCGACACGATCGCCGTCGTCGGCTGTTCGACGACGTCCGGTAAGGCCGCCCACGAGGTGCCGGCGTACCTCAAGCGGCACGGCTACCGCGTGATTCCGGTGAACCCCTTCGCCGACGAGGTGCTCGGCGAGACCGCCTACGACGCGATCGGCGACATCGAAGCCGAAATCGACGTCGTCGACGTGTTCCGGCCGAGCGACGAAGTGCCGGAGATCGCCGCGGCCGTCCGCGATCGGCACGCGGCGCGGGGTGACGTCGAAACGATGTGGCTCCAACTCGGTATCAGTCACGACGAGGCGGCAGCCGAGACGGAGGCAGAGGGGATCGACGTGGTGCAGGACCGCTGTATGAAAGTCGAGCACGAGCGGTTACGCGGCTAA